The Miscanthus floridulus cultivar M001 unplaced genomic scaffold, ASM1932011v1 os_2215, whole genome shotgun sequence nucleotide sequence GCACTGTCATCACGTGATGAATAGTATCAGATTGACTGCTTGTCCATTTTGTTTCTTGACATCTAAGATGAATTTCAAGCTGAACTATATGTAACTTTATGTGTACTAGATACATGATTTCTCTGATGATATTTTGAAGCATTTCAACATGATATTTTGGCTATTGAGGATGCCCACACCCAGGACGCCAAATCTATATTGAATGTCAAATAAAGATCAGTGGAGGGAGTAGTAGGTAGTAGAGCAAGTATATGTTTTTGATGCATCACCAAGGCCATAGCATGTGAAAAAACATTACTTTTAAGCTTTCGCTGAAAACACATTTCTTCCCGCAAAAGATACTTACAGCCATTCAAACCTTGTTCTATCCAATATATTTTCTGTATATGAATACAATTTACTAATCAGATTATATGTGCGATTATTAGGTGCATCATGGTGGAGCAGGTACTACAGCAGCAGGGCTGATAGCTGGGGTAAGCTGCTAATCTCTTTGATGAATGAAATTCTCTGTGCTACAGAGGTTTGAGCGAACATAATAAGGGCCTTAGGATATGaatgcttttttttttgttcaaaCATGTTACTTAAATTAAAGAATAGAGCACTTGAGGGTGCCCATATAAGGTTCAGCTGATTATATAATCTAGATTGTTTATAAGCAAAGGGCTTACAGCCTAATGGAGGCATGCAATACAGAGTTTCAGCTGACTATATAATCTGCAATGAATAGCAAGAAGTTGGCAATTAGCATCTATAGCATTGACTGCCATCAATCCTTTGTAAGTGCTCTTGACAACTCTTTGTAACCTTGACAGTGTCCTACTACCGTAGTGCCATTTTTTGGAGACCAGTTCTTCTGGGGCAAGAGAGTTCATGCACGAGGAGTGGGTCCTGCACCTATACCTATTGCAGAACTTACTGTAGAGGCACTATCAAATGCAATAAGATTCATGCTTGATCCAGAGGTAGTACTATTTCTTATGCTTTCACTGTATGCATCTGGTTATATGTGATGCACTTATCTGATTCATTAGTATGCCAAGAGTGTTTTTGATGCAGAACTCTGCTTTGGTAAGGCCACATTGTGCTAATTAATCCATTCATGGTCCTTTGCTGAAGGTAAAATCACGAACTATGGAACTGGCGATAGCAATAGGCAATGAGGATGGTGTGGCAGCAGCTGTAGATGCATTTCACCGTCACCTGCCTTCAGAATTGCCACTGTCGCCACCCGCACATGTGGAGGAAGAACGCATAGACTTCTTCCAATGGTTTTTCTCGAGCCCTGGAGAAATGTTGTTTCCCATTCAATTTGTAGGTACAGTGGTCCATATGCTAGGTATAGGTACGATTTATTCATTTATGGGTTGAAAAGGTCGATCACACCAATTTTCTAAAATTGAAATAAATGCTGGTATAAGCCATTGGTAATTGGTTTCGTTCTCATCGTATTGAGGATGCAATAAAAAGGATTGATGCCATTGTAAATGCTTGGGCAGCcacagttgtattcagaatttgcTGGTAGGTCTGAAATTTGTGCCCCGATGTGCCATTCCAATATAGGTGTATGGCTACAGAACTGCATGATCACGACTGAAAAAATGTGTATAATTTGCTACATTTGTTTAAAGAACTATAGAATATATAAGATGAATTTATTTTTGCATGCGATCATTTCTTTTGCAGGTCAAATAAAGCCGAAATATTGCTTGAGTCCAATATTTTACAGTTAGTTGCAATAGCTCTTGCGGGTGTCGTACCTGACAGTAAGACACTTTAATTTGCATGTCTAATGCATGATTGAAAAGTTTTCTAAATTGATAAGTGAAGAGTTAAGTCAATAACAGAACAAGGATTTGAATGTACGATGGATGTGCACATGTATGTGGCATTACTGGAAAAACATCACGTCTACTGTCATGAAATAATTTTTTTAGATCACACTAGAATCATAGACAACGATTCAGAGTTGTAGCTGATTACTGAAACAATTTGCTTAGAGTTAAGTTATTTTTTTCATATTGGATTAGCAACCAATTACTtcaaattgtatttttttttcaatGCGAGGAGTTCCCCATTTCCATTAACCAACGGAAATACACAGACTTCAAATTGTATTGGTGCTTTATGACAGGTTAGTCCACTCAAGCGATTCACAAAGAACTCTTCACTAACATTTCGTGTAAGTTCATGAGCTCATTGGCGAATGATATATGCAAGGCCCAACAGAATTAGGTCTGTGAACTAGAGTATCCAGCAAACTTGTAATGAATATAGATTCTAAATAGAGAATTTGTGTGCAAAATGCGTGGACCATAACCTACaatttttagtttgtttttttatCTTACAATGGAGTATTCTCATTCCCTTTGATTTTTTTCTGGTTGTGCGCATTAACGTCAAACTGAAGAGTTTTTAGATCTCGAGTcccttttttttttatcttttgggCCCTAGAAACAGGCCTCTAACTAACTATGTTTGAGATTCTATTGATTTTTCCAACAGTGACGCTGATGCCCAGGTTCGCTTTCTTAGCGGCGCCGGTCGGCACTTTTGGCTCCTACGGGGCTAACGCTGCTAGGCTATGGTGTGTGCAGTGTGCTACTCGCATTCTtggtatagatggccaacgggggCGAcatcgtgccgtgccggcccgatggGGGTCTTGCCTCGACGGGCCGTCGTGCCTGCCGTGCCGTGCCTTCACGGGCTTCGTGCCTGGCCTACGGCCTATGGCACGGCCTGTGGGCCGTCTGACCGTGCCGTGCCGCCCGTTGGACACGGCCATTTTTCCCGTGCTGTGCCGGCCCACAGCCCGACAACAAAATAACATCTCATTTTCACCAGATTTTCACCGAGTGTTtgaactgcttcttcattttcaCCAGTTTTGAACAAGATTCCATCAATTTTCACAAAAGCTCACACATTCATTCACAGATTCACATTCACCACAGTACCACACAATCATAAATCAGAACACAAGAGAAAAGACAAAGAGACAAGGTTATATGAAAATGATGATCAAAAGGAGTtgttttgtgcaatgctgcctcattaaaaactttttTAGGTAAAACTCATCCTTTTGAGAAACcctaaaaaggaaaaaagagtgcagccagctcAAAGAGTCAAAGTCTTAGTAGTAGCGTCTTATTACAAAAGCCAACCAAAGTGGCAAAGTCCTAGTGACTTAGTGAGTCCACTCCACAGTCCACACTCCACAGTCCACTCTCATCTCACACTCACTCAGTCACAGCAAAAGACCAAAAGTACCTGCAAAATTGTACAGAATTCATGTCAATATGTCATTCTTTTGCCATCAGTCTGATCTAAACAGGAAAGAGGAAACAGGAAAGAGTCACTGCCTCTCCAGTTCTCCTTCTTCATCAGTCATCACTATCCAGCACCAGCAGTACTGTCGCTGCCGCTGCCTTCACCTTCTTCGTCCAGGAACAGGTTCTTGAATGCCTCCTCCAGGTCCACGTCCTCAAGTGCATGTTGTTCTCTTCTTACTCCTTGCCCCCAGTCCTTTATGCAGGTGAGCATCTCCACATGCTCAGGCAacaagcgccgtcgccggtcTTCGAGTATCCTACCtaacaagctgaaacaagactcggaAGAGACAGTAGATACAGGAACAAACATGATATCTCGAGCCATAATAGATAGGATTAGATAGGTTaccttgtggtcacgccaccagagcaGTATGCCAAAGAATTCCTCATAACATATGACAAGGTCACTGTCCATGTAAGCTGAGAGCTCACTAACACCAGCTCTAGCTAGAGTAGATGAAGATGAGAGGGAACAGCCAGGGGATGCACCAGGGCCTCCAAAGATCCTTCCCCATGCCTGCTTTCTCTTACTAGAATGAGCTGAAGGCTATGaaaccctttgagacctagctgcaccacCAAATTTCTGCTCATACTTGTTGAACAATCTGTACATTTCATCTTTCACATCAGCATAGTATGAACTATAAGTGGATCCAGTATGTTGAGCAAGTAGTTCAAGCACATTAAAGAATCctttcatcttagctctaggatcaagaatgaatgcgtATGAATAAAGCAGTGGAATTTTCTCCCAATATTTAagaaatttaagcttcataggataagCAATCATTCTAAAATTCTGATATCTTTCAGCTTTATGCAAATGTTCAGCAATGTCAAGAATATGGTGCAAAACAAGTGGAGCTGtgggataataaacaccagacatAACAACAGTAGAATCATAAAAGAGTTCCAGGAACACCATTATCTGTTCAGCAACATATCAATGCTGTATAGTCAACAATTATGAACCATAATTAGAGTTAAGCCACACAGAAAAGACTTCCTTGTATGACAGCAAATGTTTAAGCATTAAATAGGtggaattccatctaacatccatatccaagccaaactttctagaTCTTATACCCTGAGCAATACAGTAATTTTTGaacaatgcaattctttgattagaggaattcaaAAAGTTTATTGCAGTTTTGAAATCTTCAGTAAAACGTTTCAATCTCTTCAAGCCAGATTTAACAATCAAATTAATGATATGACAGGCACAACGCTGATGCACAAGCAAATACTTAACCTTATGAGGATCATCACGTGTAGGTGCAGGATAAGAACCCAAGTAACCAAAGAAGATAGGTTGCAAGATATCATAAGCATTAGAATTAGatgaagcattgtctagagtgacAGCAAAGATCTTATCAATCAAAtcaaactcctcaaccacaccAGCTATTTTTTCAGCAATGTTTTCACTAGAATGTGACACCTCAATTAGCCTAAAACCAACAACATTTTTCTGCAACTCCCAATCAGCACTAACATAATGAACAACAACAGAaatatagtcctccttagcattaccagaccaaatgtcagGTGTCAAAGAAACATATGAGCAAGCAGGCAACAATGAATTCATAAGCAAAGAACGTTGATCAGCAAACATTTTGCCCATATCTCTAGTAGTGGTCTACCTAGAAACCTTTTCAAatctagggttatgagcacgCTTAATGTAATCCTCCCAGGCCTATGTCTCACCTATGCCTAATGGAAGGTCCAGCCTAGCAATCAACCAGCATAACTCAGTATGAGCAACAGCAGGGTCATACACCCAGTTATGCAAACCATCAGCATTCAGAGCAAGCCTAGACTGGACCCACTTATCATTATCATGTTTTGCCTTACATGATTTCTGGTGCCGTTTCAAATGACCAGTGCCAGCAACAGATCTAGCAAAATACCTCTTACCACACATTTTACAGATGGCAGCAACTCTTATTTTACCTTCCTTAATCTCAGTGAAATCCTCCCAAACAGGAGATATGAGCTTACCAGTACCACCAGTCGATGAGGTACCATGAGTGTCAGTCGAGGCTGCCACCCCACCGTCGCTGTCGCCGTCATCGGCATCGAGATCAATCGAATGGGTTGAAAGgtctttgtttggttttggtaattgagtgacaacctaggtggactaattgtgtttatgttagatacacaggtgattagtccacaggtacatgtgtgtgagcaacatatgccatggaggtgaaaatggcttgaagatgttgcaaagctcacacatgtgatgatgaaggagcttaaatgcacatgagacatgacattgagtcatgtgatcaaggtagagaagatcaagacaagacttggcttgatggaccggttgcaagcgtgaagggcaagttgaaggctttggagtgatggaccgcgtggcggtgaagcttgagcaagacttggcgccgatggacgatggcaacggtgaaaagcaagtaaagtcaagatcgatgaaccaatatgatcacatgatgatatgaagtggatcatatcattgttgatcgtgttggtgcatgtgttgcatcgacattggaggagatggaatggaatgcgcaaggcaaaggtataacctagggcatttcatttcaccggtcataggtgtgtagagaagtttatgaccgggtttatgatagatgaccgtactatcaagagggacaaacttgtttgcatatcagtcatctagtgtcactcgagtgatctaactttgcatcgttgctagaattgagtggtgtggcaagttgagtggctaatcctttgaaaaatgattgtgaaaaagctaacacacatacacatggtggtgtacacttagtggtgttggcacatttacaatggagttggagttgatgtggatcaacttggtgaagaaactccaccggcggagtgttcgcccgtagagtgcggacagtccgacggtgccaccggcgccctacacagaaaagatagagtctcactgggtgcaccggacgctggcactagaagtgaccggacgctggcagggcgcgtccggtcaggctgacgcatgAAGACGCAGGAGCTAGagtttgactggacgctgggctgcgtctgATCATgtgcaaccggacacgtccggtcaaggtcggtaccttactataaactaccagacgctgagggtctagtgtccgatcagttgaagctgctgcgtccggtcaaaagatgaccgttgagatcagaaaaATGctgttgaacgcaggtgacacatggctatcatcgggtgaccagacgctaaggtccagcgtctggtcaacacgactggagcgttCGGTCGACCCGATAGTtacccagtaaaggggtaacggctagtttagcccttggagctataaatagaagtggccttcggccatggctggtgctgagcaccttgggggactttgtgtccatgcttgagagtgcttaggagccctccatctcacatatacttgatagtgatcattcgattgtgtgagagagcgattctagtgcgattgcattgtgaggttgcatcgagtggcactaggtgatcgagttgcaagccggtggtgcttgttactcttggaggttgccacctcctagatggcttggtggtggtctccgtcgaagcccgcaagaagcttgtgtggcgctccggagaagtgctttgtgaggggcattgtgctcgccccgcgggtgccgctaagagcaactttagtaaagcgtgtcattgagctaccctcactttcggggtaggttcttgcggcgcccgacgtgcgggcttggtgggtgatgccaattagccgccgaaccaccaagtgagtggtcgacacaacggggactagcgtgttggcaaacacgtgaacctcgggagaaaaatcatcgtgtcaaccttgttcttcccgttggtttgcatcctcgttacacaagcttgcgattactttcatatacattgagcttgtgttgttgcttttgtaattagttagcttatgtagcttgctagttaccttcttgcttgtgtagcatagaagtagctcccctgtgtggctaatttggtttgtgtaactttgttagtcacattatttagtttgtgtagctaagtaattgcgctctctattttggcattggttgccttgttattgagcattgctagtgagcttagttggctttgtgcttttgcttactagcatgtgtaggagctcccttatttcttaaagtactagtggcatag carries:
- the LOC136534705 gene encoding zinc finger BED domain-containing protein RICESLEEPER 3-like, with product MGKMFADQRSLLMNSLLPACSYVSLTPDIWSGNAKEDYISVVVHYVSADWELQKNVVGFRLIEVSHSSENIAEKIAGVVEEFDLIDKIFAVTLDNASSNSNAYDILQPIFFGYLGSYPAPTRDDPHKIMVFLELFYDSTVVMSGVYYPTAPLVLHHILDIAEHLHKAERYQNFRMIAYPMKLKFLKYWEKIPLLYSYAFILDPRAKMKGFFNVLELLAQHTGSTYSSYYADVKDEMYRLFNKYEQKFGGAARSQRLELVLVSSQLTWTVTLSYVMRNSLAYCSGGVTTSLLGRILEDRRRRLLPEHVEMLTCIKDWGQGVRREQHALEDVDLEEAFKNLFLDEEGEGSGSDSTAGTFGLLL